In the Telopea speciosissima isolate NSW1024214 ecotype Mountain lineage chromosome 2, Tspe_v1, whole genome shotgun sequence genome, one interval contains:
- the LOC122651796 gene encoding protein SOMBRERO isoform X1 → MMMSGNGEVSVPPGFRFHPTDEELLYYYLKKKVAYEVIDLDVIKEVDLNKLEPWDLKDKCRIGSGIQNEWYFFSHKDKKYPTGTRTNRATTAGFWKATGRDKAIHLSNSKRIGMRKTLVFYTGRAPYGQKTDWIMHEYRLDDNNAEVQQEDGWVVCRVFKKKNNQRGFQSEVAQDEEQHFSHMKPGGSSVPLEPKQNFQMQYDFSFNNSMHLPQLLSPDQSTLNAPSFLSPLSLNTMDMECSQSLMKLTSNGGGLVHQNDQRFNGDWTFLDKLLQASHQSLDELCQNKCNPSSQVVDHHHHPHVGPSIQKFPFQYLSCDSTDISKFSK, encoded by the exons ATGATGATGTCCGGAAATGGAGAAGTATCGGTTCCTCCAGGCTTTCGATTCCACCCCACCGACGAAGAGCTTCTCTACTACTATCTGAAGAAGAAGGTTGCCTACGAAGTTATCGACCTTGATGTCATCAAAGAAGTCGATCTGAACAAGCTTGAACCTTGGGACCTCAAGG ATAAATGTAGAATTGGATCAGGGATTCAGAATGAGTGGTATTTCTTCAGCCATAAGGACAAAAAATACCCAACTGGAACCAGAACAAATCGAGCAACAACCGCTGGCTTTTGGAAAGCTACAGGGAGAGACAAAGCTATTCATCTCAGCAATTCCAAGCGAATTGGTATGAGGAAAACCTTAGTCTTCTACACAGGACGAGCTCCTTACGGCCAAAAGACTGACTGGATCATGCACGAGTATCGCCTTGACGACAACAATGCCGAGGTCCAG cAGGAAGATGGATGGGTTGTTTGTAGGGTATTCAAGAAAAAGAACAATCAAAGGGGTTTTCAATCAGAAGTGGCCCAAGATGAAGAACAACATTTCAGCCACATGAAGCCAGGAGGATCATCAGTTCCATTAGagccaaaacaaaattttcagaTGCAATACGATTTCTCCTTCAATAACTCCATGCATCTCCCACAGTTGTTGAGTCCAGATCAGTCAACTCTTAATGCTCCATCTTTCTTATCACCTTTGTCATTGAACACTATGGATATGGAGTGTTCACAGAGCTTAATGAAGTTAACATCCAACGGTGGAGGACTTGTTCATCAGAATGATCAGAGGTTTAATGGTGATTGGACTTTCTTGGACAAACTTCTGCAAGCATCTCACCAAAGTCTGGATGAACTCTGCCAAAACAAATGCAACCCTTCTTCTCAAGTTgttgatcatcatcatcatcctcatgtgGGTCCTTCGATTCAGAAATTCCCATTTCAATATCTTAGTTGCGACAGTACagacatttcaaaattttcaaagtgA
- the LOC122651796 gene encoding protein SOMBRERO isoform X2 — protein MMMSGNGEVSVPPGFRFHPTDEELLYYYLKKKVAYEVIDLDVIKEVDLNKLEPWDLKDKCRIGSGIQNEWYFFSHKDKKYPTGTRTNRATTAGFWKATGRDKAIHLSNSKRIGMRKTLVFYTGRAPYGQKTDWIMHEYRLDDNNAEVQEDGWVVCRVFKKKNNQRGFQSEVAQDEEQHFSHMKPGGSSVPLEPKQNFQMQYDFSFNNSMHLPQLLSPDQSTLNAPSFLSPLSLNTMDMECSQSLMKLTSNGGGLVHQNDQRFNGDWTFLDKLLQASHQSLDELCQNKCNPSSQVVDHHHHPHVGPSIQKFPFQYLSCDSTDISKFSK, from the exons ATGATGATGTCCGGAAATGGAGAAGTATCGGTTCCTCCAGGCTTTCGATTCCACCCCACCGACGAAGAGCTTCTCTACTACTATCTGAAGAAGAAGGTTGCCTACGAAGTTATCGACCTTGATGTCATCAAAGAAGTCGATCTGAACAAGCTTGAACCTTGGGACCTCAAGG ATAAATGTAGAATTGGATCAGGGATTCAGAATGAGTGGTATTTCTTCAGCCATAAGGACAAAAAATACCCAACTGGAACCAGAACAAATCGAGCAACAACCGCTGGCTTTTGGAAAGCTACAGGGAGAGACAAAGCTATTCATCTCAGCAATTCCAAGCGAATTGGTATGAGGAAAACCTTAGTCTTCTACACAGGACGAGCTCCTTACGGCCAAAAGACTGACTGGATCATGCACGAGTATCGCCTTGACGACAACAATGCCGAGGTCCAG GAAGATGGATGGGTTGTTTGTAGGGTATTCAAGAAAAAGAACAATCAAAGGGGTTTTCAATCAGAAGTGGCCCAAGATGAAGAACAACATTTCAGCCACATGAAGCCAGGAGGATCATCAGTTCCATTAGagccaaaacaaaattttcagaTGCAATACGATTTCTCCTTCAATAACTCCATGCATCTCCCACAGTTGTTGAGTCCAGATCAGTCAACTCTTAATGCTCCATCTTTCTTATCACCTTTGTCATTGAACACTATGGATATGGAGTGTTCACAGAGCTTAATGAAGTTAACATCCAACGGTGGAGGACTTGTTCATCAGAATGATCAGAGGTTTAATGGTGATTGGACTTTCTTGGACAAACTTCTGCAAGCATCTCACCAAAGTCTGGATGAACTCTGCCAAAACAAATGCAACCCTTCTTCTCAAGTTgttgatcatcatcatcatcctcatgtgGGTCCTTCGATTCAGAAATTCCCATTTCAATATCTTAGTTGCGACAGTACagacatttcaaaattttcaaagtgA